The following are encoded in a window of Chryseobacterium sp. genomic DNA:
- a CDS encoding YkvA family protein, translating into MKYSKIELAKQAIKHKGFIKKIPDIIRMVNYWRKGMYPVNAVDIILPLLGLLYVISPIDLLPEIAIPVLGVADDLAVLSLALPKLLKEVDKFLLWEAEKIGNTRNISDAEIID; encoded by the coding sequence ATGAAATATTCTAAAATTGAACTGGCTAAACAGGCCATTAAGCACAAAGGTTTCATAAAAAAGATTCCGGACATTATCCGGATGGTCAATTACTGGAGAAAAGGTATGTATCCCGTAAATGCAGTAGATATCATTCTGCCGCTATTGGGCCTACTGTATGTTATTTCGCCAATTGATCTGCTGCCGGAAATCGCCATTCCTGTTTTGGGTGTGGCTGACGACCTGGCGGTTTTGTCGCTGGCCTTACCCAAATTACTGAAGGAAGTAGATAAATTCCTCCTTTGGGAAGCTGAGAAGATTGGAAATACCAGGAACATTTCTGATGCTGAAATAATAGACTAA
- a CDS encoding DUF1801 domain-containing protein, which translates to MRIESVSVEDYLSKVPDERKPAMQKLYETVKENLPPDFEEAVSYGMMGWNVPLSVYPNGYHCTPGEPLPFLGMASQKNFIAFYHMGIYASPELHDWFVAEYPKHCKRKLDMGKSCIRFKKPEEIPFELMGQLVQKMTAQEWISLYEGNLKK; encoded by the coding sequence ATGAGAATTGAGTCTGTGAGTGTAGAAGATTACCTGAGCAAGGTGCCGGACGAGCGTAAGCCAGCAATGCAGAAACTTTATGAAACAGTGAAAGAAAATCTTCCGCCGGATTTTGAGGAGGCTGTAAGTTATGGTATGATGGGCTGGAATGTCCCGCTGTCGGTTTATCCGAACGGTTATCACTGTACACCCGGTGAGCCGCTTCCATTTCTGGGTATGGCCTCGCAAAAAAATTTCATTGCATTTTATCATATGGGAATCTATGCCAGTCCCGAACTGCACGACTGGTTTGTTGCCGAGTATCCAAAACACTGCAAACGAAAGTTGGACATGGGGAAATCGTGCATCCGCTTCAAGAAGCCGGAAGAAATTCCTTTTGAACTTATGGGGCAGCTGGTCCAGAAGATGACTGCGCAGGAGTGGATCAGTTTATATGAAGGTAATCTGAAGAAATAA
- a CDS encoding thioredoxin family protein gives MANTPSNMLELGTKAPFFELPNPSHSNELQSLDELKGEKGTLVIFMCNHCPFVLHVIDKLAELYEDYNDKGIEFIAINANDAEKYPADAPEKMTEFQVERKFDFPYLYDESQAIAKAYDAACTPDFFFFDDKLDLVYRGQMDDSRPGNQKEVTGEDLIVAFENLLAGAPQEEMQRPSMGCNIKWK, from the coding sequence ATGGCAAACACTCCTTCCAATATGCTTGAATTGGGCACTAAGGCTCCCTTCTTCGAACTTCCTAACCCTTCACACTCCAACGAACTTCAGTCGCTGGATGAACTGAAAGGTGAAAAAGGAACTCTTGTAATTTTTATGTGCAACCACTGTCCCTTCGTATTACATGTAATTGATAAACTGGCGGAACTGTACGAGGATTACAATGATAAAGGAATTGAGTTTATCGCGATCAATGCGAATGATGCTGAAAAGTATCCCGCTGATGCTCCGGAGAAGATGACCGAGTTTCAGGTGGAGAGAAAATTTGACTTTCCATATCTGTACGATGAAAGCCAGGCCATTGCAAAAGCTTATGATGCAGCCTGTACCCCGGATTTTTTCTTTTTTGATGACAAACTGGATCTTGTTTACCGCGGGCAGATGGACGACAGCCGGCCGGGTAACCAAAAGGAAGTTACCGGCGAGGATTTGATCGTTGCTTTTGAAAATCTGCTTGCCGGAGCACCTCAGGAAGAAATGCAGCGGCCCAGTATGGGATGTAACATCAAATGGAAATAA
- a CDS encoding TlpA family protein disulfide reductase, with product MRFLRKNLIFIVLLLAAGIAVAVPGVRQYLQEQFVPVATVQEAVTVDDADYDVVLKGINTTSTNLKNFKGKRLLFLNFWGTWCKPCREEWPSIQKLYDSRKHNMDFVLIAMMDKEEDVRKFMKDNNYTVPVYIAESPIDGKILPKVFPTTFVLDANGRILQKETATKDWNAAEVHSFLDKFTKAEK from the coding sequence ATGAGGTTTTTACGTAAGAATTTAATTTTTATAGTCCTCCTTTTAGCCGCGGGAATCGCAGTAGCCGTTCCCGGAGTACGACAGTACCTGCAGGAACAGTTTGTTCCGGTGGCTACGGTGCAGGAGGCTGTAACGGTAGATGACGCGGATTATGATGTGGTCCTGAAAGGTATTAATACAACAAGCACAAATCTTAAGAATTTTAAAGGAAAAAGATTGCTCTTCCTCAATTTTTGGGGTACCTGGTGTAAGCCATGCCGCGAGGAGTGGCCTTCTATTCAGAAACTGTATGACAGCCGCAAGCACAACATGGATTTTGTGCTTATCGCAATGATGGATAAGGAAGAGGATGTGAGAAAATTTATGAAGGACAATAATTATACGGTTCCTGTTTACATTGCCGAAAGTCCCATTGACGGCAAGATCCTGCCTAAAGTTTTTCCTACCACTTTTGTTCTGGACGCAAACGGGCGAATTCTTCAGAAGGAAACCGCCACTAAGGATTGGAACGCCGCGGAAGTACATTCATTTCTTGATAAGTTTACAAAGGCAGAGAAGTAA
- a CDS encoding NTP transferase domain-containing protein: MAFCKNIYILSGHTGSGKTTMLTEWAADHPNAGGILSPVINGRRHFLDISTGEKQLQETPQGSLRVGRFRFSQTAFNWAYEVLQKQLQKGYEWLIVDEVGPLELSQGKGFHRFVTEIINSEPHPAKLLFVVRPTLVNEFIRTYSLEKVKIFPKNCLKGQLLPELKGIVLCGGRSTRMGMDKALLQYADLPQWKMVHRMLGSFCEKVMISVNQHQGDKWCCKDTFLWCADHPQYNDKGPLTGILSCLEGSDQGCFIVAVDYPLLKTEHLIELWNARNGHSEAVCFSVKGQKEPLVSILEPAAVAKLKKFAAAGGNSLNKFLGEIKTVKVELADMGFMLNINTEQEYLQLKSDPDFRNA; encoded by the coding sequence ATGGCTTTCTGTAAGAATATTTATATACTTTCCGGCCATACAGGCTCAGGAAAAACTACAATGCTGACCGAATGGGCGGCAGACCACCCTAATGCCGGTGGAATTTTATCACCCGTGATTAACGGCAGACGCCATTTCCTGGATATTTCTACAGGTGAAAAGCAACTACAGGAAACGCCGCAGGGTTCACTTAGAGTAGGCCGCTTCAGGTTTTCGCAAACGGCATTCAACTGGGCCTATGAAGTTTTACAAAAGCAGCTTCAAAAGGGTTATGAATGGCTTATCGTTGATGAAGTTGGTCCTTTGGAACTGTCGCAGGGAAAAGGTTTTCATAGATTTGTCACGGAAATTATAAATTCTGAACCTCATCCCGCCAAACTGCTTTTTGTAGTACGACCCACTCTCGTTAACGAATTCATCCGAACGTACAGTCTAGAAAAAGTAAAAATTTTTCCCAAGAACTGTTTAAAAGGACAGCTCCTGCCTGAACTTAAAGGAATTGTCCTTTGCGGCGGTAGGAGTACAAGGATGGGAATGGATAAAGCTTTGCTGCAGTATGCAGACCTGCCTCAGTGGAAAATGGTGCACCGGATGCTGGGGAGTTTTTGTGAGAAAGTAATGATTTCCGTAAATCAGCACCAGGGTGACAAGTGGTGTTGCAAAGACACTTTTCTCTGGTGTGCAGACCATCCGCAATACAATGACAAAGGACCCCTCACCGGCATTCTTAGCTGTCTGGAAGGTTCTGATCAGGGCTGCTTTATTGTAGCTGTTGATTATCCACTGCTTAAAACGGAGCATCTGATAGAACTTTGGAATGCCCGTAACGGTCACTCGGAAGCGGTCTGTTTCAGCGTGAAGGGTCAAAAGGAGCCGCTGGTTTCCATTCTGGAGCCCGCAGCCGTGGCAAAACTTAAAAAGTTCGCCGCAGCCGGCGGAAACTCATTAAATAAATTTCTCGGGGAGATTAAAACAGTAAAAGTGGAACTTGCGGATATGGGATTTATGCTGAACATCAACACGGAGCAGGAATACCTGCAACTAAAATCGGATCCTGATTTCAGAAATGCGTAA
- the nadA gene encoding quinolinate synthase NadA: MSTEFLDKAKANLPVRGFLNIENVVIPQGEALVQAILDLKKEKNAVILAHYYQPPAIQDIADFLGDSLQLARQAKDTDADMIAFCGVHFMAEAAKILNPTKKVVLPDTQAGCSLADGCSGEGLRAMRAKYPDALIATYINCNAETKAESDIIVTSSNAETIIRSLPQDRPIIFAPDKNLGAWLTKKTGRDMILWDGSCIVHEAFSMERIASQLAQNPDAKLIAHPESESAVLDLAHFIGSTSALLNYVEKDDSQKFIVATEEGILYEMRKRAPHKELIPALVFDESCNCSECFYMKRNTMEKLYLCMKYELPEILIDEELRLKALKPIEAMLEMSKTIK, from the coding sequence ATGAGTACCGAATTTTTAGATAAAGCAAAGGCAAATCTCCCGGTCAGGGGATTTCTCAACATAGAAAATGTGGTCATTCCGCAAGGTGAAGCGTTGGTGCAGGCCATTCTGGACCTTAAAAAAGAAAAGAATGCCGTCATCCTGGCGCATTATTATCAGCCACCCGCCATCCAGGACATTGCTGATTTTTTGGGTGATTCACTGCAACTGGCCAGACAGGCAAAGGATACCGATGCAGATATGATCGCCTTCTGTGGCGTGCATTTTATGGCTGAAGCTGCCAAAATCCTGAATCCCACCAAGAAAGTGGTGTTGCCGGATACCCAGGCAGGCTGTTCACTGGCAGACGGTTGTAGTGGTGAAGGTCTGCGGGCTATGCGTGCCAAATATCCTGATGCGCTTATTGCTACCTACATCAACTGTAACGCGGAGACCAAAGCAGAATCCGACATAATTGTAACAAGCTCAAATGCCGAAACCATTATCCGGTCCCTTCCGCAGGACAGGCCTATCATCTTTGCTCCGGATAAGAATCTGGGTGCGTGGTTAACCAAGAAGACCGGTCGCGATATGATTCTCTGGGACGGCAGCTGTATCGTTCATGAAGCTTTCTCCATGGAAAGGATTGCCTCACAACTTGCTCAGAACCCAGATGCAAAACTTATTGCCCACCCCGAAAGTGAATCTGCCGTTCTTGATCTGGCACATTTTATCGGTTCAACTTCGGCACTGCTTAATTATGTGGAAAAAGATGACAGTCAGAAATTTATCGTAGCTACTGAAGAAGGAATTCTGTATGAGATGAGAAAGCGTGCCCCGCACAAAGAGCTTATTCCTGCATTGGTTTTTGATGAAAGCTGCAACTGCTCCGAATGTTTTTATATGAAACGGAATACAATGGAAAAACTTTATCTGTGTATGAAGTATGAGTTACCTGAAATTCTGATTGATGAAGAGTTGCGCCTTAAGGCATTAAAACCTATTGAGGCCATGCTTGAAATGAGCAAGACGATAAAGTGA
- the miaA gene encoding tRNA (adenosine(37)-N6)-dimethylallyltransferase MiaA: MKKLISIVGTTGIGKTTLAINIAKYLGTEIISCDSRQFFREMPIGTAAPSSEELAAVPHHFIGNLSVKDYYSIGQYERDALQRISELFGKHDVAVLVGGSMMYEKAVINGLNSLPEADETNQKKLEALFKEGGIAALQALLQKEDPAYFEIVDRDNHRRLLRALDVIWQTGKTYTENIAEPTDPRDFEVIRIGIEAPRENIYERINQRVTQMMEKGLLAEVQSLLPYRDLTALQTVGYTELFRYLDGEWTLDFALDEVRKNSRRFAKRQLTWYRKEEDIHWVNYENSLQESLSLLLNHNIKPKN, translated from the coding sequence GTGAAAAAGTTAATCTCCATCGTTGGGACTACAGGAATTGGGAAAACCACGCTTGCCATCAATATTGCAAAATATTTAGGCACCGAAATCATCTCCTGCGACTCGCGGCAGTTTTTTCGTGAAATGCCCATTGGAACGGCCGCCCCCTCGTCTGAAGAGTTGGCTGCTGTACCTCATCATTTCATCGGAAACCTCTCGGTAAAGGATTATTATTCCATTGGTCAGTATGAGCGGGACGCCCTTCAACGGATTTCTGAACTTTTCGGAAAGCACGATGTTGCGGTGTTGGTGGGTGGCAGCATGATGTACGAAAAAGCCGTCATTAACGGACTGAACAGTCTGCCGGAGGCTGATGAAACGAATCAGAAAAAACTGGAAGCCCTGTTTAAAGAAGGTGGAATTGCTGCATTACAGGCCTTACTTCAAAAAGAAGACCCTGCTTACTTTGAAATTGTGGACAGAGATAATCACCGCCGGCTGCTGCGCGCGCTGGATGTGATTTGGCAGACGGGGAAAACGTACACTGAAAATATTGCGGAGCCAACGGATCCGCGCGATTTTGAAGTGATCCGTATCGGAATCGAGGCTCCGCGTGAAAACATTTATGAGCGCATCAACCAACGCGTGACGCAGATGATGGAGAAAGGGCTGCTGGCAGAGGTTCAGTCACTTCTTCCGTACCGCGACCTCACCGCACTGCAAACCGTGGGATATACAGAGCTTTTCAGATATCTTGATGGTGAATGGACACTTGATTTTGCACTTGATGAGGTCAGGAAAAATTCGCGCAGGTTTGCCAAAAGACAACTGACCTGGTATCGTAAAGAAGAGGATATACATTGGGTAAACTACGAAAATTCACTGCAGGAATCCTTATCTTTGCTGTTGAATCACAACATCAAACCAAAAAACTGA
- a CDS encoding YicC/YloC family endoribonuclease — translation MILSMTGFGRSEGGLEGRKITVDIKSLNSKAFDLNIKMPQRYKEKEFEIRKVLNDRIMRGKVDCYINLETTAVTGDTSINSELVKSYMAQLKAVAADGPDFEYLKMAIRMPDATTAKNEEVTEREWLLISELVDEALTKFEEFRKTEGDILHEELKRNIHNIETYLSMVVPYEGIRLEAVKERYQNTLKEFGNIDETRFYQELAYYTEKLDISEEKVRLIQHLKYYTEVMKNENLNGKKLGFISQEIGREINTLGSKANHAEIQKLVVMMKDDLEKIKEQTLNVL, via the coding sequence ATGATTTTATCCATGACCGGCTTCGGCAGAAGCGAAGGGGGCTTAGAAGGCAGAAAAATTACAGTTGACATCAAATCGCTGAACAGTAAAGCTTTTGACCTTAATATCAAGATGCCGCAGCGATACAAAGAAAAGGAGTTTGAAATCCGTAAGGTGTTGAACGACCGCATTATGCGTGGTAAAGTGGACTGTTACATCAACCTGGAGACTACCGCTGTGACCGGTGATACCAGCATTAATTCGGAACTTGTAAAATCATATATGGCTCAGCTAAAAGCGGTAGCCGCAGACGGTCCCGACTTTGAGTACCTTAAAATGGCCATCAGGATGCCGGACGCTACAACAGCAAAGAATGAGGAGGTCACCGAAAGGGAATGGCTCCTGATCAGTGAACTTGTGGACGAGGCATTAACGAAATTTGAAGAATTCCGCAAGACTGAAGGCGATATCCTGCACGAAGAGCTTAAGCGGAATATCCATAATATAGAAACCTATCTTTCCATGGTGGTTCCGTATGAAGGAATCCGACTGGAAGCAGTGAAAGAGCGCTATCAAAACACGCTGAAAGAGTTCGGAAATATTGATGAGACAAGATTTTATCAGGAACTGGCCTATTATACCGAGAAACTGGATATTTCAGAAGAAAAAGTGCGCCTGATACAGCATCTGAAGTACTATACCGAAGTTATGAAGAACGAAAACCTTAACGGTAAAAAATTAGGTTTCATCTCTCAGGAAATAGGGCGCGAGATCAACACGCTGGGTTCCAAGGCAAACCATGCAGAGATCCAGAAGCTTGTGGTAATGATGAAGGATGATCTGGAGAAGATTAAAGAGCAAACCCTGAACGTTTTATAA
- the aroC gene encoding chorismate synthase: MFNLGNFLTLCTFGESHGPAYGGIITNFPAGVSANLEMVQHQLDRRKPGQSNIVTQRKESDRVQFLSGIFDGQTTGTPIGFIIQNENQKSGDYEHLAHSYRPSHADFTYDRKFGIRDHRGGGKSSARETVNWVVAGSLARQILPAEVTIEAYVSSVGDIFCEKPYQDLDLSKTDESDVRCPDPVTAEKMISRIKEIKKEGNTIGGTITCVIRNMPAGIGEPVFGKLQAELAKAMLNINAAKGFEYGSGFCGARMTGKEHNDLFNEDFSTKTNLSGGIQGGISNGMDIYFRVAFKPVATLLRNQQSVDRHGNTVTVEGRGRHDACILPRAVPIVENLAAFVLADLYLINKLRKI, translated from the coding sequence ATGTTCAATCTGGGGAATTTTTTAACGCTTTGCACCTTCGGTGAAAGTCACGGACCGGCATATGGCGGCATCATCACCAACTTTCCGGCGGGTGTGTCCGCTAATCTTGAAATGGTGCAGCATCAGTTGGACCGACGGAAACCCGGGCAGTCTAATATTGTCACCCAAAGAAAGGAAAGTGATAGGGTACAGTTTCTTTCCGGGATTTTTGATGGCCAAACTACTGGCACACCCATTGGATTTATCATTCAAAACGAAAATCAGAAAAGCGGGGATTACGAGCATCTGGCACATTCTTACAGGCCCAGCCATGCCGATTTCACTTATGACCGCAAGTTCGGGATCCGGGATCACCGCGGTGGCGGCAAATCCTCAGCACGTGAAACAGTAAACTGGGTCGTGGCTGGAAGTTTAGCACGCCAAATTCTGCCTGCTGAAGTTACAATTGAGGCTTATGTTTCTTCAGTTGGTGACATTTTTTGCGAAAAACCCTATCAGGACCTGGACCTGTCAAAAACAGATGAAAGTGATGTACGCTGTCCTGATCCCGTTACAGCTGAAAAAATGATCAGCCGGATAAAGGAAATAAAAAAAGAAGGCAATACGATTGGCGGAACCATTACCTGTGTTATCCGTAATATGCCTGCCGGCATAGGCGAACCTGTGTTTGGGAAACTACAGGCTGAACTTGCTAAGGCCATGCTGAACATCAATGCCGCAAAAGGTTTTGAATATGGAAGCGGATTTTGCGGCGCCCGAATGACAGGTAAAGAGCATAATGATCTTTTTAATGAAGATTTCAGTACTAAGACCAATCTTTCCGGTGGAATACAGGGTGGTATCTCAAATGGGATGGACATCTATTTCCGTGTGGCTTTCAAGCCAGTGGCTACCCTGTTGCGGAACCAGCAAAGTGTAGACCGACACGGGAATACTGTAACCGTAGAGGGAAGGGGACGTCATGATGCCTGTATCTTACCGCGCGCCGTGCCTATCGTGGAAAACCTTGCCGCCTTTGTGCTGGCAGACCTTTATCTCATCAATAAACTCAGGAAGATTTAA
- the fdhD gene encoding formate dehydrogenase accessory sulfurtransferase FdhD gives MTKEVTIYKISDFGTSVDAKKDILAVEEPLEISVTAGGKTTPLSVTMRTPGNDGELAIGFLFTEGIISSANDLADPPYKNTGDNQTTVYLKPGLEHNLQKVKRNFYTTSSCGVCGKESIEAIMQVCRTPAQIDDRKLYIRHLFELNGKLRTAQEMFNSTGGIHASALFDFQGELITLREDVGRHNALDKLIGAELLKWNEKEFFLQQHILLLSGRASFELVQKAAMVGIQVICAIGAPSSLAVETSEKFGITLIGFLKNGNANIYCGADRLNY, from the coding sequence ATGACAAAAGAAGTGACCATCTATAAAATCAGTGATTTTGGGACCTCGGTAGACGCAAAAAAAGATATTCTTGCAGTAGAGGAACCGCTTGAGATTTCGGTAACCGCCGGCGGGAAAACCACTCCCCTGTCGGTAACGATGAGAACCCCCGGCAATGACGGCGAACTGGCCATAGGCTTCCTGTTTACCGAGGGCATTATTTCTTCTGCCAACGACCTGGCCGACCCACCTTATAAAAACACCGGTGACAATCAGACCACTGTTTACCTGAAGCCGGGCCTGGAACATAATCTTCAGAAGGTGAAAAGAAATTTTTATACGACCAGCAGCTGCGGTGTATGCGGTAAAGAAAGTATTGAGGCCATTATGCAGGTTTGCAGAACACCTGCGCAGATCGATGACAGAAAATTATACATCCGGCATTTATTTGAACTAAACGGAAAACTGCGGACGGCTCAGGAAATGTTCAATTCAACAGGTGGCATCCATGCTTCCGCGCTTTTTGATTTTCAGGGAGAATTAATTACGCTTCGCGAAGATGTAGGCCGGCATAATGCTTTAGATAAACTTATAGGCGCAGAACTGCTGAAATGGAATGAGAAAGAGTTTTTTTTGCAGCAGCATATCCTGCTTCTGAGCGGACGGGCAAGTTTTGAACTCGTGCAAAAGGCTGCTATGGTCGGAATTCAGGTTATTTGCGCCATTGGCGCACCCAGTTCACTGGCGGTGGAAACTTCAGAAAAATTTGGCATTACCCTGATCGGATTCCTGAAAAACGGAAACGCAAATATCTACTGCGGTGCTGACCGCCTAAATTACTAA
- the gmk gene encoding guanylate kinase translates to MQKVIIFSAPSGSGKTTLVKHCLETFPQLSFSVSCTTRSPRGEEKNGIDYHFISPDEFRTRIAENAFVEYEEVYNDKYYGTLKFEVERIWEENKTVIFDVDVKGGIALKKYFDDKAISIFIMPPSIEELERRLHLRATDDAETIVNRVAKASEEMSYKDQFDEILVNDDLQVAKDAVVKVIENFLAS, encoded by the coding sequence ATGCAAAAAGTGATTATTTTCTCGGCACCCTCCGGTAGTGGTAAAACCACCCTGGTGAAACACTGTCTGGAAACTTTCCCGCAACTGTCGTTTTCTGTCTCCTGCACTACACGCAGTCCGCGAGGGGAGGAGAAAAATGGTATAGATTATCATTTCATCAGCCCAGACGAATTCCGTACACGGATCGCTGAGAATGCTTTTGTGGAGTATGAGGAAGTGTACAATGACAAATATTACGGTACCCTAAAATTTGAAGTGGAGCGCATTTGGGAAGAGAATAAGACGGTCATTTTTGATGTGGATGTTAAAGGCGGAATTGCCCTGAAAAAGTATTTTGATGATAAAGCCATCTCCATTTTCATTATGCCTCCGTCCATTGAAGAATTGGAGAGACGGTTGCACCTTCGCGCTACGGACGATGCTGAAACAATTGTAAACCGTGTGGCGAAAGCCAGTGAAGAAATGAGCTATAAAGATCAGTTTGATGAGATTTTGGTTAATGATGATCTCCAGGTGGCCAAGGATGCCGTAGTTAAGGTAATTGAAAATTTCCTGGCTTCATGA
- a CDS encoding DUF7009 family protein, producing MKIRIKGNSVRLRLTKSDVQALRETGNVSESTVISPGNIFTYILQKNTEAPRMYCSFSEGKMTVHLPHDKLCTLIYTEEIGVQDYAENGQEGGLFLLVEKDLKCLDTTSEDQSDMFDNPKTSC from the coding sequence ATGAAAATTAGAATTAAAGGCAACAGCGTTCGTTTACGCCTCACAAAAAGCGACGTGCAGGCACTTAGAGAAACAGGTAACGTTTCAGAATCGACAGTAATTTCACCCGGGAATATCTTTACCTACATACTACAGAAGAATACCGAAGCACCCAGGATGTACTGCAGCTTTTCTGAGGGTAAAATGACTGTACATTTGCCGCACGACAAACTTTGTACCCTGATCTATACAGAGGAAATAGGGGTACAGGACTATGCCGAAAACGGACAGGAAGGCGGCCTGTTTCTTCTTGTTGAAAAAGACCTGAAATGTCTGGACACCACCTCTGAAGACCAGTCCGATATGTTTGATAATCCGAAAACTTCCTGCTAA
- a CDS encoding thioredoxin family protein has translation MEKYWQTALSFEEYMDEAQRRATETSEKDDYFEYYELGLHRMERTLKTFKPDAELLENFKAKQFKGRILIISEPWCGDASATVPAVAEFFDAAGVQVRIFLRDSDTTLINQYLTNGTQSIPKVLVLDEEFNVTAVWGPRPQYGNQLLAKFKADEAAYPREQFYNDLQVYYAKNRGKDAIEEILKLI, from the coding sequence ATGGAAAAATACTGGCAAACCGCACTGTCTTTTGAAGAATATATGGACGAGGCCCAGCGCCGTGCTACCGAGACATCAGAAAAAGATGATTATTTTGAATATTATGAACTGGGGCTGCACCGCATGGAGCGCACACTCAAGACCTTTAAGCCTGATGCGGAATTGCTTGAGAACTTTAAGGCTAAGCAGTTCAAAGGCCGGATTTTAATTATTTCTGAACCCTGGTGTGGTGACGCAAGTGCTACGGTTCCGGCAGTTGCTGAATTTTTTGATGCAGCCGGCGTGCAGGTCAGGATTTTTCTGAGGGATTCCGACACTACACTGATCAATCAGTATTTAACAAATGGAACACAGTCCATTCCTAAGGTTCTCGTCCTGGATGAAGAGTTCAATGTAACTGCAGTCTGGGGCCCACGGCCACAATACGGCAACCAGTTGCTGGCTAAATTCAAGGCGGACGAAGCAGCTTATCCGCGTGAGCAGTTTTATAATGACCTGCAGGTATATTATGCCAAAAACAGGGGTAAAGACGCTATTGAGGAAATACTTAAACTAATTTGA
- the folB gene encoding dihydroneopterin aldolase, with protein sequence MTSKILLENLKIYAYHGVLPEETLTGTYYLLDVELHADLWKASATDDLADTVNYAEINSVIHKEMKIPSKLLEHVTARIINRLQDEFNQLTYIRIKLTKTNPPMQGEMDGVSVELAKSFR encoded by the coding sequence ATGACCTCAAAAATACTGCTGGAAAACCTGAAGATCTACGCTTACCATGGTGTGCTTCCGGAGGAAACGCTTACCGGCACCTATTATTTGCTGGATGTGGAGTTGCATGCGGATCTCTGGAAGGCATCGGCAACCGACGATCTGGCTGACACCGTTAATTATGCGGAAATAAATTCCGTAATTCATAAGGAGATGAAAATCCCCTCAAAATTGCTGGAGCATGTAACTGCAAGGATTATCAACAGACTTCAGGACGAATTTAACCAGCTAACATATATCCGCATAAAACTCACCAAGACTAATCCACCAATGCAGGGTGAAATGGACGGGGTGAGTGTGGAGCTGGCAAAAAGTTTCAGGTAA
- a CDS encoding glycine zipper domain-containing protein: MKNIIAAGAVSIMMLTACQKEDKVAEKSLEQQKIEFQQRQLEIEKQKLAIEKERMAYETQKKADSVAQVQQARQASAASARTNVVRETRTVYVDNTPRYSSNSGSSSGNAGTVQQAPQRQGMSHTAKGTVVGAVTGAAAGALLNKKNRGGGAVVGGIIGGASGYVIGRQVDKKQGRIPQ, encoded by the coding sequence ATGAAAAATATAATAGCAGCAGGTGCAGTATCAATCATGATGCTTACAGCCTGTCAAAAAGAGGATAAAGTAGCCGAGAAATCTCTGGAGCAGCAGAAAATAGAATTCCAGCAGCGTCAGTTAGAGATTGAAAAGCAAAAACTGGCTATTGAGAAAGAAAGAATGGCGTACGAGACACAGAAAAAAGCTGACAGTGTTGCCCAGGTGCAACAGGCAAGACAGGCCTCCGCAGCATCAGCCAGAACCAATGTGGTGCGTGAAACCAGAACTGTTTACGTGGATAATACTCCTCGTTACTCCAGCAATAGCGGATCATCTTCCGGTAATGCAGGTACCGTTCAGCAGGCTCCCCAAAGACAGGGAATGAGTCACACAGCCAAAGGTACGGTCGTAGGTGCTGTAACAGGTGCCGCAGCTGGTGCTTTGCTTAACAAGAAAAACAGAGGTGGTGGCGCCGTAGTTGGTGGTATCATTGGTGGTGCCAGTGGTTATGTAATCGGACGACAGGTTGATAAGAAGCAGGGACGTATCCCACAATAA